A single genomic interval of Amycolatopsis albispora harbors:
- a CDS encoding RrF2 family transcriptional regulator, with amino-acid sequence MKLPVSTEWALHCATSLAQLEPGASASTNQLAEYFDLPAPYLAKQLKALVRAGVLTASTGPRGGFRLAKPAAEITLLDIVEAVDGGSSPYECREIRQQGRGALPAEDCRNTCILAAKMADAHNAWRQTLAGETLATILDALPPTAPARTRRLLTELR; translated from the coding sequence GTGAAGCTTCCGGTGAGCACCGAATGGGCCCTGCACTGCGCCACCTCGCTGGCGCAGCTCGAACCGGGCGCCAGCGCGTCGACGAACCAGCTCGCCGAGTACTTCGACCTCCCGGCGCCCTACCTGGCCAAGCAGCTCAAGGCGCTCGTCCGCGCCGGGGTCCTGACCGCGTCGACCGGGCCGCGCGGGGGTTTCCGGCTCGCGAAGCCCGCCGCCGAGATCACCCTGCTGGACATCGTCGAAGCGGTCGACGGCGGCTCGTCACCCTACGAATGCCGCGAAATCCGCCAGCAGGGCCGGGGCGCGCTGCCCGCCGAAGACTGCCGGAACACCTGCATTCTCGCCGCGAAAATGGCCGATGCGCACAACGCGTGGCGGCAGACGCTCGCCGGGGAAACCCTCGCCACCATTCTCGACGCGCTACCGCCGACCGCCCCCGCGCGCACCCGGCGCCTCCTGACCGAGCTGCGCTAA
- a CDS encoding ABC transporter substrate-binding protein, producing the protein MGRLRSPWRTAAALLLAAATAIPAAACGPGAADGTTTITFWDDNGGPARTPVWQHIIAEFEKAHPTIKVEYVGIPIAQAQQKYDTAVAGGGLPDVGGVTTAMLANLVPQRALESVDERFAASPLAGQLNERIVDTVRKTVPDGKLYLLPISTNTGVFWARKDWLAEAGLPEPQTWDQLFTAIERLTVPGQNRYGFTIRGGAGSIAQMLEVVYGQSGITRMFEPDGRSTIDDPRNVAALERLAGLYKRFTPEADLTNDYAKMVAQFGGGNIGVMQHNVGSYQDQVKALGADKVVALPVPKAADGTRAVLSHPTTGLGVFSQGEHADAAFKFAEFAASPAMNTYWAERTGVLPVNTAVAPSDPAKPQPAVELAKVLTEPSTTVVQMPYHLPEFNSITKTEAEPGFQKVLLGELSAKDFLTELAAKLGKAQTEYQQRTG; encoded by the coding sequence ATGGGCAGGCTCCGAAGCCCGTGGCGGACGGCCGCGGCACTGCTGCTGGCCGCCGCCACCGCGATCCCGGCCGCCGCCTGCGGTCCCGGCGCCGCGGACGGGACCACCACGATCACCTTCTGGGACGACAACGGCGGCCCGGCACGCACCCCGGTCTGGCAGCACATCATCGCCGAGTTCGAGAAGGCCCATCCCACCATCAAGGTGGAGTACGTCGGCATCCCGATCGCGCAGGCCCAGCAGAAGTACGACACCGCGGTGGCCGGTGGCGGCCTGCCCGACGTGGGCGGGGTGACCACGGCGATGCTGGCGAACCTGGTGCCGCAGCGTGCGCTGGAGTCGGTGGACGAGCGGTTCGCCGCCAGCCCGCTGGCGGGCCAGCTGAACGAGCGGATCGTCGACACGGTGCGGAAAACCGTGCCGGACGGCAAGCTGTACCTGCTGCCGATCTCCACCAACACCGGGGTGTTCTGGGCACGCAAGGACTGGCTCGCCGAAGCCGGGCTGCCCGAACCGCAGACCTGGGACCAGTTGTTCACCGCAATCGAACGGCTCACCGTGCCCGGGCAGAACCGGTACGGCTTCACCATTCGCGGTGGTGCCGGGTCGATCGCGCAGATGCTCGAGGTGGTCTACGGGCAGTCGGGCATCACGCGGATGTTCGAGCCGGACGGCCGGTCCACCATCGACGACCCGCGCAACGTGGCCGCGCTGGAACGGCTCGCCGGGCTGTACAAGCGGTTCACGCCGGAAGCCGACCTGACCAACGACTACGCGAAGATGGTCGCCCAGTTCGGCGGCGGCAACATCGGCGTCATGCAGCACAACGTCGGGTCCTACCAGGACCAGGTGAAGGCGCTCGGCGCGGACAAGGTGGTGGCGCTGCCGGTGCCGAAGGCCGCCGACGGGACCAGGGCGGTGCTCTCGCACCCGACCACCGGGCTCGGTGTGTTCAGCCAGGGCGAGCACGCCGACGCCGCGTTCAAGTTCGCCGAATTCGCCGCGAGCCCGGCGATGAACACCTACTGGGCCGAGCGGACCGGGGTGCTGCCGGTGAACACCGCGGTGGCGCCGAGCGATCCGGCGAAACCGCAGCCGGCGGTGGAACTGGCGAAGGTGCTCACCGAACCGTCCACCACCGTGGTCCAGATGCCCTACCACCTGCCGGAGTTCAACTCCATCACCAAAACCGAGGCCGAGCCCGGCTTCCAGAAGGTGCTGCTCGGTGAACTGTCCGCAAAGGACTTCCTCACCGAGCTGGCCGCGAAACTGGGCAAGGCGCAGACCGAATACCAGCAGCGCACCGGCTGA
- a CDS encoding YciI family protein, whose protein sequence is MPQYAILIYEKELPGGVADIPPEVMEANLRVGEQIEAMGARVVHEQGLQPVARTKTIHKGGLVTDGPFLETKEVIAGFFVVETEDFDTAVAIGKLLPIMDGAVEVRPLFEP, encoded by the coding sequence ATGCCGCAGTACGCGATCCTGATCTACGAGAAGGAACTGCCCGGCGGGGTCGCCGACATCCCGCCCGAGGTGATGGAGGCCAATCTCCGCGTCGGCGAGCAGATCGAGGCGATGGGCGCGCGGGTGGTGCACGAGCAGGGGCTGCAGCCGGTCGCGCGGACCAAGACCATCCACAAGGGAGGATTGGTCACCGACGGGCCGTTCCTGGAGACCAAGGAGGTCATCGCCGGGTTCTTCGTGGTGGAGACCGAGGACTTCGACACCGCGGTCGCCATCGGCAAGCTGCTGCCGATCATGGACGGCGCGGTCGAGGTGCGGCCGTTGTTCGAACCGTGA
- a CDS encoding RNA polymerase sigma factor, with the protein MSGVAAAVADAHRREWAGVLAATVRVTRDLGLAEECVQDAYAAALADWERNGVPANPGAWLNTAARRNALDLLRRAKTLRSKLHLLVVPEEAAEPARDDRLRLVFLCCHPALSVEAQVALTLRLVCGVSTGGIADAFLVAETTMAARLTRAKKKIAGAGIPFRMPSAAELPGRLDAVLTVIHLAFTAGHTAPAGPELTDDDLAGRAVDLARLLYELLPGEREVAGLLALLLANHARRGARGGVDGLVRLSEQDRSVWDRSMIAEADRLVVGALRGGRPGRFALQAAIAALHADAPSYADTDWSQILVLYGELLRVWPSPVVALNRAVAVSMVDGPEVGLAEVVRLEGDERLAGYHYLPAVKADLLRRLGRVAEAAEAYERAFALAGNEVERAFLSGQLAQLGQEAPGARGGGRR; encoded by the coding sequence GTGAGTGGTGTCGCGGCAGCGGTCGCGGACGCGCACCGTCGCGAGTGGGCCGGGGTGCTCGCCGCGACGGTGCGCGTCACGCGTGACCTCGGCCTGGCCGAGGAGTGCGTGCAGGACGCGTACGCCGCCGCGCTGGCGGACTGGGAACGCAACGGCGTCCCGGCGAATCCGGGGGCCTGGCTGAACACCGCCGCCCGGCGGAACGCGCTGGACCTGTTGCGCCGGGCGAAGACGCTGCGGTCCAAACTGCACCTGCTGGTCGTGCCGGAAGAGGCCGCCGAACCGGCTCGCGACGATCGGCTGCGGCTGGTCTTCCTGTGCTGTCACCCCGCGTTGTCGGTGGAGGCGCAGGTCGCGCTGACGCTCCGGCTGGTCTGCGGGGTGAGCACGGGCGGTATCGCGGACGCGTTCCTGGTCGCCGAGACCACCATGGCCGCGCGCCTGACCAGGGCGAAGAAGAAGATCGCCGGCGCGGGCATTCCGTTCCGGATGCCGTCGGCCGCAGAACTGCCGGGGCGGCTGGATGCCGTGCTCACGGTGATCCACCTCGCGTTCACCGCCGGGCACACGGCGCCAGCTGGGCCGGAGTTGACCGACGACGACCTGGCTGGGCGCGCGGTCGATTTGGCACGGTTGTTGTACGAGTTGTTGCCGGGGGAGCGGGAGGTCGCTGGCCTGCTCGCGCTGTTGCTGGCCAATCACGCGCGGCGGGGTGCGCGTGGTGGGGTGGACGGGTTGGTTCGACTGTCCGAACAGGACCGGTCGGTGTGGGATCGATCGATGATCGCGGAGGCGGATCGGCTGGTGGTCGGCGCGTTGCGGGGTGGGCGGCCCGGCCGGTTCGCGTTGCAGGCGGCGATTGCGGCGTTGCATGCGGACGCGCCGTCCTATGCGGACACTGACTGGAGTCAGATTCTGGTGCTGTACGGGGAGTTGCTTCGAGTGTGGCCGTCGCCGGTGGTGGCGTTGAATCGGGCGGTTGCGGTGTCCATGGTGGACGGGCCGGAGGTGGGGTTGGCTGAGGTTGTGCGGTTGGAGGGTGACGAGCGGCTGGCTGGGTATCACTACTTGCCCGCGGTGAAGGCCGATTTGCTGCGGAGGCTGGGGCGCGTGGCGGAGGCCGCGGAGGCGTATGAGCGGGCTTTTGCGCTGGCGGGGAATGAGGTCGAGCGTGCTTTTCTGAGTGGACAGTTAGCGCAGCTCGGTCAGGAGGCGCCGGGTGCGCGCGGGGGCGGTCGGCGGTAG
- a CDS encoding DUF222 domain-containing protein has protein sequence MESSEGEILLDLKSTAAEIARLEARLVRQVVSFTRAFSMKRGVAEELSMALCMTKFKAHALIAHAEGLVDRFPAVLGLVEAGAVPMASAVAVNDAAAWLADDKAAVVDEVMAGRLEGKNPTAARRSATSAAARADPEGFEERARRPREDRGLHLHHGTAGVAGLSLENAPVEKAVAAYVCVDRQARLLKTADETRTLDQLRADVALDMLVGKQFGGEVKAHVYLYLDALTYAGLRNEPAELAGHGPIPASLARDIAAHPGTVFQRIITDPTTGQVVELGRRKYRPRAGLDELVRVRDRECRRPGCTRPAQFGDLDHCDSRGRGWKDGCPTGATTLVGLCRADHKLRDLPGWQHEVAPDGTLTITTPANQTYTSRPEPL, from the coding sequence ATGGAATCTTCTGAGGGGGAGATCCTCCTTGATTTGAAATCCACTGCTGCGGAGATTGCCCGGCTTGAGGCTCGGTTGGTCAGGCAGGTGGTCTCGTTCACCCGAGCTTTTTCGATGAAGCGCGGAGTGGCCGAGGAGTTGTCTATGGCGTTGTGCATGACCAAGTTCAAGGCCCACGCGTTGATCGCCCATGCGGAGGGCTTGGTTGATCGCTTCCCGGCTGTGCTGGGGTTGGTGGAGGCTGGGGCTGTGCCGATGGCCTCGGCGGTGGCGGTGAATGACGCGGCGGCCTGGCTGGCCGACGACAAGGCGGCGGTGGTTGATGAGGTGATGGCCGGTCGTCTTGAGGGGAAGAATCCGACGGCGGCTCGCCGATCGGCGACTTCGGCGGCGGCTCGTGCTGACCCGGAAGGTTTTGAGGAGCGTGCTCGTAGGCCTCGTGAGGATCGTGGTCTCCATCTGCACCACGGGACTGCTGGCGTGGCTGGCCTCTCTCTCGAAAACGCTCCTGTCGAGAAGGCGGTGGCGGCGTATGTGTGCGTCGATCGCCAAGCTCGTTTGTTGAAGACTGCGGACGAGACCCGCACCCTGGACCAACTGCGTGCCGACGTGGCACTGGACATGCTGGTGGGCAAGCAGTTCGGTGGTGAGGTGAAGGCCCACGTGTATCTGTATCTGGATGCTCTCACCTACGCCGGGCTCCGCAATGAACCCGCCGAGCTGGCCGGGCACGGACCGATCCCGGCGTCGCTTGCCCGCGACATCGCCGCCCACCCTGGCACGGTCTTCCAGCGCATTATCACTGATCCCACCACCGGACAAGTTGTGGAACTCGGCCGCCGGAAGTATCGGCCTCGGGCTGGGCTGGATGAGCTGGTGCGAGTCCGGGATCGCGAATGTCGTCGTCCCGGTTGTACCCGTCCGGCCCAGTTCGGCGATCTTGATCATTGCGATAGTCGCGGCCGAGGTTGGAAAGACGGATGTCCCACCGGCGCGACCACGCTGGTCGGGTTGTGCCGGGCCGACCACAAGTTGCGTGACCTGCCCGGATGGCAGCACGAGGTCGCTCCCGATGGCACCTTGACGATCACCACACCGGCCAACCAGACCTACACCAGCCGCCCCGAGCCGTTGTAG
- a CDS encoding sulfite exporter TauE/SafE family protein yields the protein MLMLVLAGVAAGGLNAVGGGGTFVALPALVAAGLTPVTANAATTVALVPGAAVSAWVYRREIHPVGGTSLPALTSMSVLGSALGAGLLLVLPSSSFDAAVPWLLAFATVVLAFGRPLARRLGTLDAAGGMSAKAVLLGQFVLCVYGGYFGGAVGILMLALWSIGLGLDAAAGNPMRVAQLAAVFLTATVLFLAGSDVLDDPVPLLTMLGGAVAGGFAGAQWARRLPAWLVRGIVLSTAAAMTVLYFVKGA from the coding sequence ATGCTGATGCTGGTCCTCGCCGGAGTCGCCGCGGGCGGGCTGAACGCGGTCGGCGGGGGCGGCACCTTCGTGGCACTGCCCGCGCTGGTCGCCGCCGGGCTCACGCCGGTGACCGCGAACGCCGCGACCACCGTCGCGCTGGTGCCGGGCGCGGCGGTCAGCGCCTGGGTCTACCGCCGCGAGATCCACCCGGTCGGCGGCACCTCGCTGCCCGCGCTGACCTCGATGAGCGTGCTCGGGAGTGCGCTCGGTGCCGGGTTGCTGCTGGTGCTGCCGTCGTCCTCGTTCGACGCCGCGGTGCCGTGGCTGCTCGCCTTCGCCACGGTCGTGCTCGCGTTCGGACGCCCGCTCGCGCGCCGCCTCGGCACGCTGGACGCGGCGGGCGGGATGAGCGCGAAGGCGGTGCTGCTTGGCCAGTTCGTGCTGTGCGTTTACGGCGGTTACTTCGGTGGTGCGGTCGGCATCCTGATGCTCGCGCTGTGGAGCATCGGCCTCGGGCTGGACGCGGCGGCGGGCAATCCGATGCGCGTCGCCCAGCTCGCCGCCGTGTTCCTCACCGCGACGGTGTTGTTCCTGGCCGGGTCGGACGTGCTCGACGACCCGGTGCCGCTGCTGACCATGCTCGGCGGCGCGGTCGCGGGCGGGTTCGCCGGTGCGCAGTGGGCGCGGCGCCTGCCCGCCTGGCTGGTGCGCGGCATCGTGCTGAGCACGGCCGCGGCGATGACCGTGCTCTACTTCGTGAAAGGGGCCTGA
- a CDS encoding dihydrofolate reductase family protein yields MRKLVVTTFVSLDGVMQAPGGPDEDTEGGFTRGGWVAPLMDERTIELMATLTSRAGALLLGRRTYETFAASWPLTGDDDQVGSLLNPMPKYVASRTLKTVEWRNSTLLTGDLPDAVRALKAGDGGEIQVHGSCGLVQSLLRHDLVDEFVVLTFPVLVGSGKRLFGEGTAPAGLRLVRSATLAGGVVLGRYARAGEPVYGALGPETGNW; encoded by the coding sequence ATGCGGAAACTGGTGGTCACCACGTTCGTCTCGCTGGACGGGGTGATGCAGGCGCCGGGCGGGCCCGACGAGGACACCGAGGGCGGGTTCACCCGCGGCGGGTGGGTCGCGCCGCTGATGGACGAGCGCACCATCGAGCTGATGGCCACGCTGACCAGCCGGGCGGGCGCGCTGCTGCTCGGCCGCCGGACGTACGAGACCTTCGCCGCGAGCTGGCCGCTGACCGGCGACGACGACCAGGTCGGCTCGCTGCTGAACCCGATGCCGAAGTACGTCGCGTCGCGCACGCTGAAGACGGTGGAGTGGCGGAATTCCACGCTGCTCACCGGCGACCTGCCCGACGCCGTGCGTGCGCTCAAGGCCGGGGACGGCGGTGAGATCCAGGTGCACGGCAGCTGCGGGCTGGTCCAGTCGCTGCTGCGGCACGACCTGGTCGACGAGTTCGTGGTGCTGACCTTCCCGGTGCTGGTCGGCTCGGGCAAGCGGTTGTTCGGGGAGGGCACGGCGCCTGCCGGGCTGCGGCTGGTCCGGTCGGCCACGCTGGCGGGTGGCGTGGTGCTCGGCCGGTACGCGCGGGCAGGCGAACCGGTCTACGGTGCGCTGGGGCCGGAAACCGGGAACTGGTGA
- a CDS encoding SDR family oxidoreductase: MRIAVAGATGNIGARTAAVLERQGHEVVRISRSRGVDLSTGAGLDEALAGVEAVVDAISSPPMDEASTVEYLGTATRNLLAAEAKAGVRHHVLLSIVGIAKVPGNAHYAGKREQERLVSGGPVPWTIVPATQFHDFAEMVVGWTERDGVATIAPLLVQPIAPDDVAAVLAEIAAGEPKGRYADVAGPERQDLVDMARRTLRARGREVRLVPGWDGVFGVSMAGEVLLPGEGARVESTTFDEWLGAIPEF; encoded by the coding sequence ATGCGGATCGCGGTGGCCGGGGCGACGGGGAACATCGGCGCCCGGACGGCGGCGGTGCTGGAGCGGCAGGGGCACGAGGTGGTGCGGATCAGTCGGTCGCGCGGTGTCGACCTGTCGACCGGGGCGGGGTTGGACGAGGCGCTGGCCGGGGTGGAGGCGGTGGTCGACGCGATCAGTTCGCCGCCCATGGACGAGGCGTCGACGGTGGAGTACCTCGGGACGGCGACGCGCAACCTGCTGGCGGCGGAGGCGAAGGCCGGGGTGCGGCACCACGTTCTGCTGTCGATCGTGGGGATCGCGAAGGTGCCGGGGAACGCGCACTACGCGGGGAAGCGGGAGCAGGAGCGGCTGGTGTCGGGTGGGCCGGTGCCGTGGACCATCGTTCCGGCGACGCAGTTCCACGATTTCGCGGAGATGGTCGTGGGGTGGACGGAGCGCGACGGGGTGGCGACGATCGCGCCGTTGCTGGTGCAGCCGATCGCGCCGGACGATGTGGCGGCGGTTTTGGCGGAGATCGCGGCCGGGGAGCCGAAGGGCCGGTATGCCGACGTGGCTGGGCCGGAGCGGCAGGACCTGGTGGACATGGCGCGGCGGACTCTGCGGGCTCGGGGGCGGGAGGTGCGGTTGGTGCCGGGGTGGGATGGGGTTTTCGGGGTTTCGATGGCGGGGGAGGTTTTGTTGCCGGGGGAAGGGGCGCGGGTGGAATCGACTACGTTTGATGAATGGTTGGGGGCCATCCCCGAATTTTGA
- a CDS encoding carbohydrate ABC transporter permease, whose protein sequence is MSTTEMAPVAPAAPPPAPPVRKARKPRWEIYLPLGLYLLFTLVPFYWMVVFAVRPRGSSSLVPWPISLENFETVWTGMGFGVFFQNSFLVGVASLVATTAIALPGGYALARFRFRGRRVFLVSLLCSQFIPGAMMLIPLFEIFRTLGLVNSLSSLVIAETVFQLPLSLVLISGFIASIPVELEEAAQADGCTRLRAFFAVVLPLLRPGLVAVGSFAFIHSWNNFLFALMFVSDQDKFTVPVGLAFTLGEFSVDFGALAAGGVVAALPVVLVFAVVQRYLVQGLSAGAVKG, encoded by the coding sequence ATGAGCACAACGGAAATGGCCCCCGTGGCCCCGGCGGCACCGCCGCCCGCGCCGCCGGTCCGGAAAGCCAGGAAACCCCGGTGGGAGATCTATCTTCCGCTGGGGTTGTACCTGCTGTTCACGCTGGTGCCGTTCTACTGGATGGTGGTCTTCGCGGTGCGTCCGCGCGGGTCCTCGTCGCTGGTGCCGTGGCCGATCTCGCTGGAGAACTTCGAGACGGTCTGGACCGGCATGGGCTTCGGCGTGTTCTTCCAGAACAGCTTCCTGGTCGGGGTGGCGTCGCTGGTGGCGACCACGGCGATCGCGCTGCCCGGCGGGTACGCGCTGGCCCGCTTCCGGTTCCGCGGCAGGCGCGTGTTCCTGGTTTCGCTGCTGTGCAGCCAGTTCATCCCCGGCGCGATGATGCTGATCCCGCTGTTCGAGATCTTCCGCACGCTGGGCCTGGTGAACAGCCTGAGCAGCCTGGTGATCGCCGAGACGGTGTTCCAGCTGCCACTTTCACTGGTGCTGATCAGCGGTTTCATCGCGAGCATCCCAGTGGAACTCGAAGAGGCCGCGCAGGCCGACGGGTGCACGCGGCTGCGTGCCTTCTTCGCCGTGGTGCTGCCGTTGCTGCGGCCGGGGCTGGTCGCGGTCGGCTCTTTCGCGTTCATCCACAGCTGGAACAACTTCCTGTTCGCGTTGATGTTCGTCAGCGACCAGGACAAGTTCACCGTGCCGGTCGGGCTGGCGTTCACCCTCGGCGAGTTCAGCGTGGACTTCGGCGCGCTCGCCGCCGGTGGCGTGGTGGCCGCGCTGCCGGTGGTGCTGGTGTTCGCGGTGGTGCAGCGCTACCTGGTGCAGGGCCTGTCGGCGGGCGCGGTGAAGGGATGA
- a CDS encoding DUF6807 family protein, translating to MSVEPVRVVLAGVHGHGRWHLDNLRRLASRGAVRLAGVCDTRPVDAAQLAGFGKPEQAGRLGPLVRRTGAELVILATPIHTHAELGAEALRAGAHLLLEKPPAGSFADYTRLSEVVTATGLACQVGFQSLGSAALPYLRDLLAGNGLGAVRGIGVAGAWARPSAYFERAPWAGKRRLNGIAVTDGALTNPFAHAVASALSLAGAEEPGSLREIDVELYRANPIEADDTSCVRLRVAGGTVITVAVSMCAERRHEPAVVVHGEHGQAELTYTTDEVCLRRHGAPDEVTRHPRTDLLENLVAHIRTGAELLVPLHRTGAFMRVVDAVRRAAEPRPISPVHLAGQNGGRVLAGIERLTRRSAEDLALFSELEVPWAPAEQVLRAGDRDVAVYRWYTDGLPESVAPRPFLYSVRTLAGTEVSETAPADHPHHLGVGLAVSDVDGTNFWGGRTFVQGQGPRWLGDHGSQRHLRFTRRESGGFTELLDWVDAGGRTVARERRTVIARRHQPSRLPGCWELDFTFRLDGIDRAPLRIRSSHTKGRAGAGYGGFFWRAPASSTRRRVFTAEADGEDAVNGAAADWVGLSGTSPSGRDWTLVFTQCGPARDRWFARERDYPGIGPGLAWERPLSSGSVTRRIRTVVADGRLDRRTAAALIRRTSER from the coding sequence ATGAGCGTGGAACCGGTGCGGGTGGTGCTGGCCGGGGTGCACGGGCACGGCCGGTGGCATCTGGACAACCTGCGCCGGCTGGCGAGCCGGGGCGCGGTGCGGCTGGCCGGGGTGTGCGACACGCGCCCGGTGGACGCCGCGCAGCTGGCCGGGTTCGGCAAGCCGGAGCAGGCGGGCAGGCTCGGCCCGCTGGTCCGGCGCACCGGCGCCGAGCTGGTCATCCTGGCCACGCCGATCCACACGCACGCCGAGCTGGGCGCCGAAGCGTTGCGTGCCGGGGCGCACTTGTTGCTGGAAAAGCCGCCAGCCGGGAGTTTCGCCGATTACACGCGACTGTCCGAAGTGGTCACTGCGACCGGGCTCGCCTGCCAGGTCGGGTTCCAGAGCCTCGGTTCGGCCGCGTTGCCGTACCTGCGTGACCTGCTCGCCGGGAACGGGCTCGGCGCGGTGCGCGGGATCGGTGTCGCCGGGGCGTGGGCCCGTCCGTCGGCCTACTTCGAACGCGCGCCGTGGGCGGGAAAGCGGCGGCTCAACGGCATCGCGGTGACCGACGGCGCGTTGACCAATCCGTTCGCGCACGCGGTGGCGAGCGCGTTGTCACTGGCCGGTGCCGAGGAACCCGGGTCGCTGCGCGAGATCGACGTGGAGCTGTACCGGGCCAACCCGATCGAAGCCGACGACACCTCGTGCGTCCGGTTGCGGGTGGCCGGGGGCACGGTGATCACCGTCGCGGTCTCGATGTGCGCGGAACGCCGTCACGAGCCCGCGGTGGTGGTGCACGGTGAGCACGGGCAGGCCGAGCTGACCTACACCACCGACGAGGTGTGCCTGCGCCGCCACGGCGCGCCGGACGAGGTCACCCGGCATCCGCGGACCGACCTGCTGGAGAACCTGGTCGCGCACATCCGGACCGGTGCCGAGCTGCTGGTCCCGTTGCACCGCACCGGCGCGTTCATGCGGGTGGTCGACGCGGTCCGGCGTGCCGCCGAGCCGCGGCCGATCTCGCCGGTGCACCTGGCCGGGCAGAACGGCGGGCGGGTGCTGGCCGGGATCGAGCGGCTGACCCGCCGCAGCGCGGAGGACCTGGCGTTGTTCTCCGAACTCGAAGTGCCGTGGGCGCCCGCCGAGCAGGTGCTGCGGGCCGGGGACCGCGACGTGGCCGTGTACCGCTGGTACACCGACGGCCTGCCCGAATCCGTGGCCCCGCGCCCCTTCCTGTACTCGGTGCGCACGCTCGCCGGGACCGAGGTCAGCGAGACCGCGCCCGCCGACCACCCGCACCACCTCGGCGTCGGGCTCGCGGTGTCCGATGTGGATGGAACGAACTTCTGGGGCGGCCGCACCTTCGTCCAGGGCCAGGGCCCGCGCTGGCTCGGCGACCACGGCAGCCAGCGGCACCTGCGGTTCACCCGGCGTGAATCCGGCGGGTTCACCGAACTGCTGGACTGGGTGGACGCCGGCGGCCGGACGGTGGCCCGCGAGCGGCGCACGGTGATCGCCCGCCGGCACCAGCCTTCGCGGCTGCCCGGCTGCTGGGAACTGGACTTCACCTTCCGGCTCGACGGGATCGACCGCGCGCCGCTGCGCATCCGCAGTTCCCACACCAAGGGCCGCGCGGGTGCCGGGTACGGCGGTTTTTTCTGGCGTGCCCCGGCTTCCTCGACGCGCCGCCGCGTGTTCACCGCCGAAGCAGACGGGGAGGACGCGGTCAACGGTGCCGCCGCCGACTGGGTCGGGCTGTCCGGCACCTCGCCGTCGGGCCGGGACTGGACGCTGGTGTTCACCCAGTGCGGCCCGGCACGCGACCGCTGGTTCGCCAGGGAACGCGACTACCCCGGCATCGGGCCGGGCCTGGCCTGGGAACGCCCGCTGAGCAGCGGATCGGTGACCAGGCGGATCCGCACCGTGGTGGCCGACGGGCGGCTCGACCGCCGGACCGCGGCCGCGCTGATCCGCCGGACGAGCGAAAGGTAG
- a CDS encoding carbohydrate ABC transporter permease, whose protein sequence is MVALGERKRRRRRDSRTPYLLIAPAVLAMLAFLVYPVASVVYYSLQHRQLSKPWLDGFAGLDNFTRMLTADPLFWQSLAFTAKWVFVEVALQFVLGLALALIVNETFVGRAVARALVFSPWAVSGVLTTGIWVLLYNPTTGLSRYLADLGLMDYGAAPLADPGTVFSAAVLAELWRGVPFFAILLLADLQGVPKDLYEAASVDGAGRARRFLHITLPHLRDTIILATLLRAVWEFNNVDLLYTLTGGGPAHQTTTLPLYVAATAAQSHDFGYGSALTMAGFVILTFFSILYLRLGRWGVNR, encoded by the coding sequence ATGGTGGCACTGGGGGAGCGCAAACGCCGCCGCCGTCGCGACTCCCGGACGCCCTATCTGCTCATCGCGCCCGCGGTGCTGGCGATGCTGGCCTTCCTGGTCTACCCGGTGGCCAGCGTCGTCTACTACAGCCTCCAGCACCGCCAGCTGAGCAAACCGTGGCTCGACGGGTTCGCCGGGCTGGACAACTTCACCCGGATGCTCACCGCCGACCCGCTGTTCTGGCAGAGCCTCGCGTTCACCGCGAAATGGGTGTTCGTCGAGGTCGCGTTGCAATTCGTGCTGGGGCTGGCGCTGGCGTTGATCGTGAACGAGACCTTCGTCGGGCGGGCGGTGGCGCGGGCGCTGGTGTTTTCGCCGTGGGCCGTGTCCGGGGTGCTCACCACCGGGATCTGGGTGCTGCTCTACAACCCGACCACCGGGCTGTCCCGCTACCTCGCCGACCTCGGGCTGATGGACTACGGCGCGGCACCACTGGCCGACCCCGGCACCGTCTTCTCCGCGGCCGTGCTCGCCGAGCTGTGGCGCGGGGTGCCGTTCTTCGCCATCCTGCTGCTCGCCGACCTCCAGGGCGTGCCGAAGGACCTCTACGAAGCCGCGTCGGTGGACGGGGCCGGGCGCGCCCGCCGCTTCCTGCACATCACGCTCCCGCACCTGCGCGACACCATCATCCTCGCCACCCTGCTGCGCGCGGTCTGGGAGTTCAACAACGTCGACCTCCTCTACACGCTCACCGGCGGCGGACCGGCGCACCAGACCACCACGCTGCCGCTGTACGTGGCCGCCACGGCGGCGCAGTCCCACGACTTCGGCTACGGCTCCGCCCTGACCATGGCGGGCTTCGTGATCCTGACCTTCTTCTCGATTCTCTACCTGCGCCTCGGCAGGTGGGGGGTGAATCGATGA